The following proteins are co-located in the Streptomyces bottropensis ATCC 25435 genome:
- a CDS encoding glycoside hydrolase family 5 protein — protein MRPARHLPLVAVLLLLGLVLTPSTAQAGPTAPKAVTPVAANGQLKVCGTKLCNQQGKTIQLRGMSTHGLQWYSQCVTNGSLNALATDWRADVLRVSMYVQEGGYETDPRRFTDLVHAAIEQATARGMYAIVDWHMLDPGDPHHNLARAKTFFSEIAQRHRDKNNVLYEIANEPSGVSWSRIKSYAEQLIPVIRAKDPNTPILVGTRAWSSLGVSEDANESEVVNNPVNAANIMYTFHFYASSHRDEYLQTLSRAADRIPVFVTEFGTQNYAGEGANDFAMSQRYLDLMAAKKISWVNWNYSDDERSGAVFKQGTCAANGPWTGTSSLKPAGVWVRERVRTPDDF, from the coding sequence ATGAGACCGGCACGACATCTTCCGCTCGTCGCCGTGCTGCTCCTTCTCGGCCTCGTTCTGACCCCCAGCACCGCGCAGGCCGGCCCCACAGCCCCGAAGGCAGTCACCCCCGTCGCCGCCAACGGACAGCTCAAGGTGTGCGGTACCAAGCTCTGCAACCAGCAAGGAAAAACGATCCAGCTCCGAGGGATGAGCACGCACGGCCTGCAGTGGTACAGCCAGTGCGTCACCAACGGGTCGCTCAACGCCCTCGCCACCGACTGGCGGGCCGACGTACTGCGCGTCTCCATGTACGTCCAGGAGGGCGGCTACGAGACCGATCCGCGCCGCTTCACGGACCTGGTCCACGCCGCCATCGAACAGGCCACGGCCCGCGGCATGTACGCCATCGTCGACTGGCACATGCTCGACCCGGGCGACCCGCACCACAACCTCGCCCGCGCCAAGACCTTCTTCTCCGAGATCGCCCAGCGCCACCGCGACAAGAACAACGTGCTGTACGAGATCGCGAACGAGCCCAGCGGGGTGAGCTGGTCCCGCATCAAGAGCTACGCCGAGCAGTTGATCCCCGTCATCAGGGCCAAGGACCCGAACACCCCGATCCTGGTCGGCACCCGCGCCTGGTCCTCACTCGGCGTGTCGGAGGACGCGAACGAGTCCGAGGTGGTCAACAACCCGGTGAACGCGGCCAACATCATGTACACCTTCCACTTCTACGCGTCCTCGCACCGCGACGAGTACCTCCAGACCCTCTCCCGCGCGGCCGACCGCATACCCGTGTTCGTCACGGAGTTCGGCACCCAGAACTACGCGGGCGAGGGCGCGAACGACTTCGCCATGTCGCAGCGGTACCTCGATCTGATGGCGGCCAAGAAGATCAGCTGGGTCAACTGGAACTACTCCGACGACGAACGCTCCGGTGCCGTCTTCAAGCAGGGCACCTGCGCCGCGAACGGTCCGTGGACCGGCACGTCCTCCCTCAAGCCCGCGGGCGTCTGGGTCCGCGAACGCGTCAGGACTCCGGACGACTTCTGA
- a CDS encoding UTP--glucose-1-phosphate uridylyltransferase encodes MSPTIRRAVIPAAGLGSRLLPLTKATPKEMLPVGDKPVIEHTVRELVDSGITDITIVVSGGKSLIQDHFRPNPALVEQLREDGKTAYADAVEEVAELARRGHITYLDQYGPYGNGTPVLNAARAFGDEPVLVLWPDDVFVAETPRAQQLIRAYEQTGCPVLALLPMDPTESQRYGVPIVKEDLGDGQLRITGLVEKPEPAAAPSAYAAIGGYVVTPGIIDELREQTRRWYEHRTGEVYLTDAINAYATTRAVYGQVIKGRWYDTGNPADYLVAQMAFALSHPEYGPLLRGLVNGLDADTA; translated from the coding sequence ATGTCCCCGACGATTCGCAGGGCCGTGATCCCCGCCGCCGGCCTCGGCTCCCGTCTGCTGCCGCTGACGAAGGCGACGCCCAAGGAGATGCTCCCCGTCGGCGACAAGCCGGTCATCGAGCACACGGTCCGTGAACTGGTCGACTCCGGCATCACCGACATCACCATCGTCGTCTCCGGCGGCAAGAGCCTCATCCAGGACCACTTCCGCCCCAACCCCGCCCTGGTCGAGCAACTGCGCGAGGACGGCAAGACGGCCTACGCCGACGCCGTGGAGGAGGTCGCGGAGCTGGCCCGGCGCGGCCACATCACCTACCTGGACCAGTACGGCCCGTACGGCAACGGCACCCCGGTGCTCAACGCCGCCCGGGCCTTCGGCGACGAACCGGTGCTCGTGCTCTGGCCCGACGACGTCTTCGTGGCCGAGACCCCCCGCGCCCAGCAGCTGATCCGCGCCTACGAACAGACCGGCTGCCCGGTGCTGGCCCTCCTGCCGATGGACCCCACCGAGTCCCAGCGCTACGGCGTACCCATAGTCAAGGAGGATCTCGGCGACGGCCAGCTGCGCATCACCGGCCTGGTGGAGAAGCCCGAGCCCGCCGCCGCGCCCTCCGCGTACGCGGCCATCGGCGGCTACGTCGTCACCCCCGGCATCATCGACGAACTGCGCGAGCAGACCCGCCGCTGGTACGAGCACCGCACCGGCGAGGTCTACCTGACCGACGCCATCAACGCCTACGCCACCACCCGCGCGGTCTACGGTCAGGTCATCAAGGGCCGCTGGTACGACACCGGCAACCCCGCCGACTACCTGGTCGCCCAGATGGCCTTCGCCCTCTCCCACCCGGAGTACGGCCCCCTCCTACGCGGCCTGGTCAACGGCCTCGACGCCGACACGGCCTAG
- a CDS encoding group III truncated hemoglobin, with protein MTHDDRRRPADGPQERLPDIAGREDVERLVRAFYDVVLDDPLIGRLFTEVARIDMATHLPVMADFWESALLTPGVYRRNALRAHRDLHAKSPLRAEHFDRWLDLWTVAVRGRHAGPVADRAVTKARAVAGALLHNTAGDGRPPAVPGPVVVDLEPPTRRPPPAPRS; from the coding sequence ATGACCCACGACGACCGGCGGCGGCCGGCCGACGGCCCGCAGGAGCGGCTCCCCGACATCGCGGGCCGCGAGGACGTGGAGCGCCTGGTGCGGGCGTTCTACGACGTGGTCCTGGACGACCCGCTGATCGGACGGCTCTTCACGGAGGTGGCCCGCATCGACATGGCCACCCATCTGCCCGTCATGGCCGACTTCTGGGAGAGCGCCCTGCTCACCCCCGGTGTCTACCGCCGCAACGCCCTGCGCGCACACCGCGACCTGCACGCCAAGAGCCCGCTGCGCGCCGAGCATTTCGATCGCTGGCTGGACCTGTGGACCGTCGCCGTACGCGGGCGTCACGCGGGGCCGGTGGCCGACCGGGCGGTCACCAAGGCGCGGGCCGTGGCCGGGGCACTGCTGCACAACACGGCCGGTGACGGACGGCCTCCCGCGGTGCCCGGCCCGGTCGTCGTCGACCTCGAACCACCGACGAGACGCCCGCCACCCGCACCACGGAGCTGA
- a CDS encoding globin domain-containing protein, with protein MLSSQSAPVVRATLPVVGASLTTVTELFYRRMFEERPELLRHLFNRTNQATGAQREALAGSVAAFATLLVERPGERPDAVLARIAHKHVSLGITADQYPLVGRHLLGAVAEVLGDAVTPEVAAAWDEVYWLMANALIAIEARLYAEAGVEDGDVWRRMEIAERHQETPDAVSLVLRRTDGRPTAPFRPGQYVGVRVELPDGAHQIRQYSLSTAPDHKTWRITVKRERAAHGSVPDGEVSSWLHAHAEVGDLLDVSLPAGDLVLPEAGTPLFLASAGIGITPMLSMLGHLALTSSSRPVTVVHADRSPLDHVHRDEQADLVSRLTGADLHLWYENDAHLAPGAHVHAGRATLDHLTLAPDTTAYLCGPLPFMRLTRGELLAKGLHPSAVHYEVFGPDLWLGR; from the coding sequence ATGCTTTCCTCGCAGTCGGCCCCCGTCGTCAGGGCGACGCTTCCCGTGGTGGGGGCCTCGCTGACCACCGTCACGGAGCTGTTCTACCGGCGGATGTTCGAGGAGCGTCCGGAGCTGCTGCGGCATCTGTTCAACCGGACCAACCAGGCGACCGGCGCCCAGCGCGAGGCACTGGCCGGCTCGGTGGCGGCCTTCGCCACCCTGCTGGTCGAGCGGCCCGGGGAACGCCCGGACGCCGTCCTCGCGCGCATCGCGCACAAGCACGTCTCGCTCGGCATCACCGCCGACCAGTACCCGCTGGTCGGACGTCACCTGCTCGGCGCGGTCGCCGAGGTTCTCGGTGACGCCGTCACCCCCGAGGTCGCGGCCGCCTGGGACGAGGTCTACTGGCTGATGGCCAACGCCCTGATCGCCATCGAGGCCCGCCTGTACGCCGAGGCCGGTGTGGAGGACGGCGACGTGTGGCGGCGTATGGAGATCGCCGAGCGGCACCAGGAGACCCCTGACGCCGTCTCCCTGGTCCTGCGCCGGACCGACGGCCGCCCCACCGCGCCGTTCCGCCCCGGCCAGTACGTCGGTGTGCGGGTGGAACTGCCCGACGGCGCCCACCAGATACGCCAGTACAGCCTGTCCACGGCACCCGACCACAAGACCTGGCGCATCACCGTCAAGCGCGAGCGGGCCGCCCACGGCTCCGTACCCGACGGCGAGGTCTCGTCGTGGCTGCACGCCCACGCCGAGGTGGGCGACCTCCTGGACGTCTCACTGCCCGCCGGTGACCTTGTACTGCCCGAGGCCGGCACGCCCCTGTTCCTCGCCTCCGCCGGCATCGGCATCACCCCGATGCTGTCGATGCTCGGCCATCTCGCCCTCACCTCCTCCTCGCGCCCGGTCACCGTCGTCCACGCCGACCGCAGCCCCCTCGACCACGTCCACCGTGACGAACAGGCGGACCTTGTCAGCCGTCTGACCGGCGCCGATCTGCACCTGTGGTACGAGAACGACGCCCACCTCGCCCCCGGCGCCCACGTCCACGCCGGCCGCGCCACGCTCGACCACCTGACCCTGGCCCCCGACACCACCGCCTACCTCTGCGGCCCGCTGCCCTTCATGCGCCTGACGCGGGGCGAGTTGCTCGCCAAGGGACTGCACCCGTCCGCCGTCCATTACGAGGTCTTCGGCCCCGACCTCTGGCTCGGCCGGTAG
- a CDS encoding RrF2 family transcriptional regulator: MRLTRYTDLALRAVMRLAVVGSEDLLTTRQIADSMNVPYTHMAKAIAQLQHLGVIEARRGRNGGLSLTAAGRCTPVGNLVRTLEGDREAVVCEGETPCPLSGACRLRRALREAQEAFYSSLNGVTVGDLVASPTGPILLALGAPPG; the protein is encoded by the coding sequence GTGAGGCTGACCAGATACACGGATCTCGCACTGCGGGCAGTGATGCGCCTGGCCGTCGTGGGTAGCGAGGACTTGCTGACCACGAGGCAGATCGCCGACTCCATGAACGTCCCCTACACCCACATGGCGAAGGCCATCGCGCAGTTGCAGCACCTCGGGGTGATCGAGGCGCGGCGCGGACGCAACGGTGGACTGTCCCTCACCGCCGCGGGCCGGTGCACCCCGGTGGGGAATCTGGTCAGGACCCTGGAGGGGGACCGGGAAGCCGTGGTGTGCGAAGGCGAGACCCCCTGCCCCCTGTCGGGCGCCTGCCGGCTGCGCCGAGCGCTGCGCGAGGCACAGGAGGCGTTCTACTCCTCGCTCAACGGCGTGACCGTCGGCGATCTGGTGGCGTCACCGACGGGGCCGATACTGCTGGCGCTGGGCGCCCCACCGGGCTGA
- a CDS encoding SDR family oxidoreductase, whose translation MTQAQKLLVTGATGTVGRQVVAELLARGHAVRALTRDASRADFPAEVEVVQGDLAEPDSLIPALDGVTGVHLITFGGAYFAPLETGPRILELARAAGVRRITVLHGGGPTPLEDAVRADDGVDRTVLMPVEFMANALEWADGIVASDEVREPFVSRLSAMVHEGDIGAVAAVALTEEGHAGQEYVITGPELLTVGDKVAAIAAARGREIVLTELTEEQAVAQWRAVGHPDEVIGFLVEAYGNTPEVGRTVVDTVEKVTGNPARTFAQWAARHADVFRPAASA comes from the coding sequence ATGACTCAGGCGCAGAAGCTCCTTGTGACCGGCGCCACCGGGACCGTCGGCCGTCAGGTCGTCGCCGAACTCCTCGCCCGCGGCCACGCCGTCCGCGCCCTCACCCGGGACGCGTCCAGGGCCGACTTCCCGGCCGAGGTCGAGGTCGTCCAGGGGGACCTCGCCGAACCGGACAGCCTGATCCCGGCCCTGGACGGCGTCACCGGCGTCCATCTGATCACCTTCGGCGGTGCCTACTTCGCTCCGCTGGAGACCGGCCCGCGGATCCTGGAGCTGGCCCGCGCGGCCGGCGTACGCCGGATCACCGTGCTGCACGGCGGCGGGCCGACCCCGCTGGAGGACGCGGTGCGTGCCGACGACGGTGTGGACCGGACCGTGCTCATGCCGGTCGAGTTCATGGCGAACGCCCTGGAGTGGGCGGACGGGATCGTGGCCTCCGACGAGGTTCGCGAGCCGTTCGTCTCCAGGCTGAGTGCCATGGTCCATGAAGGCGACATCGGCGCCGTCGCCGCGGTCGCGCTGACCGAGGAGGGCCACGCCGGCCAGGAATACGTCATCACCGGCCCCGAGCTGCTGACCGTCGGCGACAAGGTGGCCGCGATCGCCGCCGCCCGGGGCCGGGAGATCGTCCTGACCGAACTCACCGAGGAGCAGGCCGTCGCCCAATGGCGAGCGGTGGGCCACCCGGACGAGGTGATCGGCTTCCTGGTCGAGGCGTACGGCAACACCCCGGAGGTGGGCCGCACGGTCGTCGACACCGTGGAGAAGGTCACCGGCAACCCGGCCCGCACCTTCGCCCAGTGGGCGGCGCGGCACGCGGACGTGTTCAGGCCTGCGGCGTCCGCGTGA
- a CDS encoding branched-chain amino acid transporter permease produces the protein MAAVTVSAAVTWALRALPFAVLAPLRSSEIVRPLLSRSTRMPAGVMLIPLVYCLRDLPLTEPRALAPAVALAVTVGLCPWRRNAPPGILGGTATHVVLVSTVVAP, from the coding sequence TTGGCCGCGGTCACCGTCTCCGCCGCCGTCACCTGGGCACTGCGCGCCCTGCCGTTCGCCGTTCTCGCCCCGCTGCGGTCCAGCGAGATCGTCCGTCCGCTGCTCAGCCGAAGCACCCGTATGCCGGCCGGGGTCATGCTCATCCCGCTCGTGTACTGCCTGCGGGACCTGCCCCTGACCGAGCCACGCGCCCTCGCCCCCGCGGTGGCCCTGGCCGTGACCGTCGGCCTGTGTCCGTGGCGCCGCAACGCCCCGCCGGGCATCCTCGGCGGCACCGCCACCCACGTCGTGCTGGTGAGCACGGTCGTCGCCCCGTGA
- a CDS encoding SDR family oxidoreductase, with amino-acid sequence MNDSPLKDRTVVVTGAARGIGAALANALARRGARLALLDLDEPALRATAAALPGEALAIRADVCDDAALDDAAEAVRSRLGPPSVVVANAGIAEGGPFARSDPGTWRRVIDVNLVGSAQTARAFLPDLIRTAGYHLQIASLASIGAAPMMSAYCASKSGVEAFAHTLRAETAQHGVAVGIAYLGWTDTELIRDADHYVTMRELRAHMPPPARRVHPTETVAARLTHAVEQRRTAVYVPRWLRLTQLTRAAIPPVVLRATRRALPRLEAEQPLHPTGLLGPGGRADGAARAGG; translated from the coding sequence GTGAACGACAGCCCCCTCAAGGACCGCACGGTCGTGGTGACCGGCGCGGCACGCGGCATCGGAGCGGCACTGGCCAACGCGCTCGCCCGGCGAGGCGCGCGGCTGGCCCTCCTCGACCTCGACGAACCGGCGCTGAGGGCGACCGCCGCCGCCCTTCCCGGCGAGGCGCTGGCCATCCGCGCCGACGTCTGCGACGACGCCGCCCTCGACGACGCGGCCGAAGCCGTCCGTAGCCGCCTGGGGCCGCCCTCGGTCGTGGTGGCGAACGCGGGCATCGCCGAGGGCGGCCCCTTCGCCCGGTCCGACCCCGGCACCTGGCGCCGAGTGATCGACGTCAACCTGGTCGGCAGCGCCCAGACCGCCCGGGCCTTCCTGCCGGACCTGATACGGACCGCCGGCTACCACCTGCAGATCGCCTCGCTGGCCTCGATCGGTGCCGCCCCGATGATGAGCGCGTACTGCGCCTCCAAGTCCGGCGTCGAGGCCTTCGCCCACACCCTGCGCGCCGAGACGGCCCAGCACGGTGTGGCCGTGGGCATCGCCTATCTCGGCTGGACCGACACCGAGCTGATCCGCGACGCCGACCACTACGTGACCATGCGGGAGCTACGCGCCCACATGCCGCCGCCGGCCCGGCGTGTCCACCCCACCGAGACGGTCGCCGCCCGCCTCACCCACGCGGTGGAACAGCGGCGGACCGCCGTGTACGTCCCCCGCTGGCTGCGTCTGACGCAGCTGACCCGAGCCGCGATCCCGCCCGTCGTCCTGCGCGCCACCCGCCGCGCCCTCCCCCGTCTCGAAGCGGAGCAGCCCCTCCACCCCACCGGCCTGCTGGGCCCGGGCGGCCGCGCCGACGGCGCCGCGCGGGCGGGCGGCTGA
- a CDS encoding phytoene desaturase family protein: MPDAVVIGAGPNGLVAANLLADAGWSVEVLEEQPEPGGAVRHDRGVDPDFASDLFSSFYPLAAASSVLARLGLHEHGLRWSHAPHVLAHPLGDGRCAVLSRDIDTTAASLDAFHPGDGDAWRRLHATWQDLGPDIVDALFTPFPPVRATARLAVRLKAAGGLRMARTLVAPVRRMGEEEFRGEGGRLLLAGNALHADLAPEAAGSGGYGWLLCMLGQTYGFPVPAGGAGALTAALVSRLRARGGSVRCGHRVSRVLVRNGRAAGVLTTDGDKVAARRAVLADVSAPALYGELVDAEHLPAQLMADLKRFQWDFATFKVDWACDGPVPWRAEEAARAGTVHLADGVDELTRCAAQIAMGQVPDRPFALFGQMTTADPSRSPRGTEAAWAYTHVPHVIKSDAGDEGLTGSWSSAEQEVMADRVERQVERFAPGFRSLIRARRVLAPPTLQALDRNLHGGAINGGTAALHQQLFFRPAPGTGRPETPVDSLYLASASAHPGGGVHGAPGANAARAALRRHRLPGLTRAQRVLAHRDRTGRRQGRTGKDQP, translated from the coding sequence ATGCCTGACGCGGTGGTGATCGGAGCCGGCCCCAACGGGCTCGTGGCCGCAAACCTGCTCGCCGACGCCGGATGGAGTGTCGAGGTCCTGGAGGAACAGCCGGAACCCGGCGGCGCGGTGCGCCACGACAGGGGGGTCGACCCCGACTTCGCGAGCGACCTGTTCAGCTCGTTCTATCCCCTCGCCGCCGCCTCCTCGGTCCTGGCCCGGCTCGGCCTCCACGAACACGGCCTGCGCTGGAGCCACGCGCCGCACGTCCTGGCGCACCCCCTCGGCGACGGCAGGTGCGCGGTGCTCTCCCGGGACATCGACACCACCGCCGCCTCCCTCGACGCCTTCCACCCGGGCGACGGCGACGCCTGGAGGCGCTTGCACGCCACTTGGCAGGACCTCGGCCCCGACATCGTCGACGCGCTGTTCACGCCTTTCCCGCCGGTGCGCGCCACCGCCCGTCTCGCCGTCAGGCTGAAGGCGGCCGGCGGCCTGCGGATGGCCCGCACCCTGGTCGCGCCGGTCCGCCGCATGGGGGAGGAGGAATTCCGCGGCGAGGGCGGCAGACTGCTGCTGGCCGGCAACGCCCTGCACGCCGACCTCGCGCCGGAGGCCGCGGGCAGCGGCGGCTACGGCTGGTTGCTGTGCATGCTCGGACAGACCTACGGCTTTCCCGTGCCGGCCGGGGGCGCGGGCGCCCTGACGGCGGCCCTCGTCAGCCGGCTGCGGGCGCGTGGCGGCAGCGTCCGCTGCGGGCATCGGGTCAGCCGCGTCCTGGTACGGAACGGACGGGCCGCCGGGGTCCTCACCACCGACGGCGACAAGGTCGCCGCGCGCCGCGCCGTGCTGGCGGACGTGTCCGCGCCGGCTCTCTACGGCGAGCTCGTCGACGCGGAACACCTCCCGGCCCAGCTGATGGCCGACCTGAAGCGCTTCCAGTGGGACTTCGCCACCTTCAAGGTCGACTGGGCCTGCGACGGGCCGGTGCCCTGGCGGGCCGAGGAGGCGGCACGGGCCGGGACGGTCCACCTCGCCGACGGCGTCGACGAGCTCACCCGCTGCGCCGCGCAGATCGCCATGGGCCAGGTCCCCGACCGCCCCTTCGCCCTGTTCGGCCAGATGACGACCGCCGACCCCTCCCGCTCGCCCCGGGGCACCGAGGCCGCCTGGGCGTACACCCACGTGCCGCACGTCATCAAGTCCGACGCGGGCGACGAGGGACTGACGGGCAGCTGGAGCAGTGCGGAGCAGGAGGTGATGGCCGACCGCGTCGAACGTCAGGTGGAACGGTTCGCGCCGGGGTTCCGCTCGCTGATCCGCGCCCGCCGGGTGCTGGCGCCGCCCACCCTCCAGGCACTCGACCGCAATCTGCACGGCGGCGCCATCAACGGCGGCACCGCGGCACTGCACCAGCAGCTGTTCTTCCGCCCTGCCCCCGGTACCGGTCGCCCGGAGACTCCCGTGGACAGCCTTTATCTCGCCTCCGCCTCCGCCCACCCGGGCGGCGGGGTGCATGGCGCGCCCGGCGCCAACGCCGCCCGTGCGGCACTGCGCCGGCACCGGCTGCCCGGGCTCACCCGCGCCCAGCGCGTCCTGGCCCACCGGGACCGCACCGGCCGCAGGCAGGGCCGGACAGGAAAGGACCAGCCGTGA
- a CDS encoding SRPBCC family protein yields MAVRHRLIKVSPQIVWAVLADGTRYAQWVVGTSASEPVRGQWPQVGSAIEYEIRVGPLRLSNETVVRYCEEGSELGLEARAGVLGTARISLRLRPWGPHCLVIADEHPLQGVGGALHNVGVEALIQLRHRAMLARLAGLCEARAEDGDAEARSEAEQPTKLHARRRAAGHGTGGHA; encoded by the coding sequence ATGGCGGTACGGCATCGTCTGATCAAGGTGAGTCCGCAGATCGTCTGGGCCGTCCTCGCGGACGGCACCCGGTACGCGCAGTGGGTGGTGGGAACGTCGGCCTCCGAACCGGTGCGGGGGCAATGGCCGCAGGTGGGCTCGGCGATCGAGTACGAGATCCGGGTGGGCCCGCTGCGCCTGAGCAACGAGACCGTCGTCCGGTACTGCGAAGAGGGTTCCGAACTGGGGCTGGAGGCGCGGGCGGGTGTGCTGGGGACGGCGCGGATCTCTCTCCGGCTCCGCCCCTGGGGACCGCACTGCCTGGTGATCGCGGACGAACACCCGCTGCAGGGAGTGGGCGGAGCGCTCCACAACGTCGGCGTGGAGGCACTGATCCAGCTCCGGCACCGCGCGATGCTCGCCCGGCTCGCCGGGCTCTGCGAGGCGCGCGCCGAGGACGGCGACGCCGAGGCGCGCAGCGAGGCCGAACAGCCCACGAAACTCCACGCGCGGCGCAGGGCCGCGGGCCACGGCACCGGCGGCCATGCCTGA
- a CDS encoding DUF4157 domain-containing protein: MRTRGSDKAGDEAKAVRVPAVTTTQAPARRRPDLSSPQGLLALQGTTGNAAVVQLLRGAGHSWAQEEHRHGADCGHRGAAEPTVQRSAVHDVQRSAVHEVLRAPGQPLDSATRTDMEARLGADFSDVRIHDDSAAKASAAEVGARAYTSGSHVVIGDGGADKHTLAHELTHVIQQRQGPVAGTDDGGGLRVSDPSDRFEQAAEANARKVMSGPAQPAVQRAADSSPAPEESRGAHGAPSGAFVQRVLGDPQELFQEDHWKNKMTEAGHSLLPPKAPKKKGKGAAPAKRKLEDVLHTVGPALLAELAERSGKGETGRLKLYRSMFTSEALAIMEWKARGKAAETEEWMKTESKNPAGIAKRYRETEAGGSGPIGAMPVKNHLGDVGQADEYFKDEDQQVMMEFTLKEGAHELLFHPNYMAISGDKGTPYHIRKTREEETGSTFPQAAAGEGALPGYIGLKPEKKEPFSLSLGDTDITRLLFQLFVEDVQPVKGGQNL; encoded by the coding sequence GTGCGGACACGCGGTAGCGACAAGGCAGGCGACGAGGCGAAGGCCGTCCGGGTCCCCGCCGTCACGACGACGCAAGCGCCCGCGCGGCGGCGGCCGGACCTGTCGTCGCCGCAGGGGCTGCTCGCGCTCCAGGGCACCACGGGCAACGCCGCGGTCGTCCAGTTGCTGCGCGGGGCCGGCCATTCCTGGGCCCAGGAGGAGCACCGGCACGGTGCCGACTGCGGACACCGCGGTGCCGCGGAGCCCACCGTGCAGCGCTCGGCCGTTCACGACGTGCAGCGTTCGGCCGTCCACGAGGTGCTGCGCGCCCCCGGCCAGCCCCTGGACAGCGCCACCCGCACGGACATGGAGGCGCGGCTCGGCGCCGACTTCTCCGACGTCCGCATCCACGACGACAGCGCGGCGAAGGCGTCCGCCGCCGAGGTCGGCGCCCGCGCCTACACCTCCGGCAGCCATGTGGTCATCGGCGACGGCGGCGCGGACAAGCACACCCTCGCCCATGAGCTGACCCATGTCATCCAGCAGCGTCAGGGTCCCGTAGCCGGCACCGACGACGGCGGCGGGCTGAGGGTCTCCGACCCCTCCGACCGGTTCGAACAGGCCGCCGAGGCCAACGCGCGCAAGGTGATGTCCGGCCCGGCACAGCCCGCCGTGCAGCGTGCGGCCGACTCTTCCCCGGCGCCGGAGGAATCGCGCGGCGCTCACGGGGCGCCCTCCGGAGCCTTTGTTCAACGGGTACTCGGCGATCCGCAGGAACTATTCCAGGAGGATCACTGGAAGAACAAGATGACGGAGGCGGGGCACTCGCTGCTTCCGCCCAAGGCGCCGAAGAAGAAGGGCAAGGGTGCCGCGCCCGCGAAGCGGAAGCTGGAGGATGTTCTGCACACCGTGGGGCCGGCTCTCCTGGCTGAATTGGCCGAGCGGAGCGGAAAGGGAGAGACCGGGCGCCTGAAGCTCTACAGGTCGATGTTCACGAGCGAGGCCCTCGCCATCATGGAGTGGAAGGCACGGGGAAAGGCGGCCGAGACGGAAGAATGGATGAAGACCGAGAGCAAGAACCCCGCCGGGATCGCGAAACGCTATCGCGAGACGGAGGCGGGGGGCAGCGGCCCGATCGGCGCCATGCCCGTGAAGAATCACCTCGGTGACGTCGGCCAGGCCGACGAATACTTCAAGGACGAGGACCAACAGGTGATGATGGAGTTCACCCTCAAGGAGGGCGCGCATGAACTCCTGTTCCACCCGAATTACATGGCGATATCCGGAGACAAGGGCACTCCCTATCACATCAGGAAGACCCGTGAAGAGGAGACCGGGAGCACCTTCCCGCAGGCCGCGGCCGGCGAAGGGGCACTTCCGGGCTATATCGGCCTGAAGCCCGAGAAGAAAGAGCCGTTCAGTCTCTCCCTCGGGGACACCGACATCACGCGCCTGCTCTTCCAGTTGTTCGTCGAGGACGTGCAGCCGGTGAAGGGCGGCCAGAACCTGTAG